Proteins encoded by one window of Nyctibius grandis isolate bNycGra1 chromosome 15, bNycGra1.pri, whole genome shotgun sequence:
- the LOC137670338 gene encoding urotensin-2 receptor-like produces the protein MEPNGTAAAGGGNASAAAAGGSGGGGGGPPGSGPLLIPSAFGTVLSVMYVAGVAGNVYTLVVMCHSARCAAPMYSSIVSLALADLLYLSTIPFIVCTYLAQDWYFGDLGCRILLSLDLLTMHASIFTLTLMCTERYLAVTRPLDTLKRSRGYRKVTAGAVWSVSLLLTLPMMLMVTLTEGGKAEGKVKRMCAPTWSEDAYRTYLTVLFSTSIMAPGIIIGFLYTRLARTYLESQRNPPHKEKSKRSPRQKVLIMIFSIVLVFWACFLPFWIWQLVRLYSSPLQLTTQTQKCINYLVTCLTYSNSCINPFLYTLLTKNYREYLRNRHRNFYRFTSSFRKRGSNLQCSWGRSMSSSNQYDYSSEALGMATLKDK, from the coding sequence aTGGAGCCCAAcgggacggcggcggcgggggggggcaacgcctcggcggcggcggcgggcggcagcggcgggggcggggggggtcccCCCGGCAGCGGCCCCCTGCTCATCCCCTCGGCCTTCGGGACGGTGCTGTCGGTGATGTACGTGGCCGGGGTGGCGGGGAACGTCTACACGCTGGTGGTGATGTGCCACTCGGCGCGCTGCGCCGCCCCCATGTACAGCTCCATCGTCAGCCTGGCCCTGGCCGACCTGCTCTACCTCTCCACCATCCCCTTCATCGTCTGCACCTACCTGGCCCAGGACTGGTACTTCGGAGACCTGGGGTGCCGCATCCTGCTCAGCCTGGACCTGCTCACCATGCACGCCAGCATCTTCACCCTCACCCTCATGTGCACCGAGCGCTACCTGGCCGTCACCCGGCCCCTGGACACCCTGAAGCGGTCGCGCGGCTACCGGAAGGTCACGGCGGGGGCCGTCTGGTCGGTCTCGCTGCTCCTGACTCTGCCCATGATGCTGATGGTCACCCTGACCGAGGGGGGCAAGGCAGAGGGCAAGGTGAAGAGGATGTGTGCGCCCACCTGGAGCGAGGATGCCTACCGGACCTACCTGACGGTGCTCTTCAGCACCAGCATCATGGCCCCGGGAATCATCATTGGCTTCCTCTACACGCGCCTGGCCAGGACCTACCTGGAGTCCCAGAGGAACCCCCCCCACAAGGAGAAGAGCAAGAGGTCCCCCCGGCAGAAGGTCCTCATCATGATTTTCAGCATCGTGCTGGTCTTCTGGGCCTGCTTCCTGCCATTTTGGATCTGGCAGCTGGTGCGACTCTACAGCAGCCCCCTGCAGCTCACCACCCAAACCCAAAAGTGCATTAACTATCTGGTGACCTGCCTGACCTACAGCAACAGCTGCATCAACCCCTTCCTCTACACCCTGCTCACCAAAAACTACCGGGAATACCTTCGCAACAGGCACCGCAACTTCTACAGGTTCACATCCTCCTTTCGCAAGAGGGGCTCCAACCTGCAGTGTTCCTGGGGACGGTCCATGTCCTCCAGCAACCAGTATGACTACAGCTCGGAGGCCCTGGGCATGGCCACGCTGAAGGAcaagtga